A section of the Bacillus sp. HSf4 genome encodes:
- a CDS encoding isocitrate lyase/phosphoenolpyruvate mutase family protein has product MMMRNRKSAILRNALNSQGLVKVAGAHDGLSAKLAEKNGFNAIWASGLGISAVQTVPDASILTMTEFLEAAVIMNESCNLPVIADCDSGYGNIHNVTRMIKKYEAAGIAGVCIEDKVYPKLNSFDDRQQLLVSTEEFCEKIRAAKMAQQNDDFVLIARVEALIAKLGQEEAYTRAKAYVQAGADAILIHSKEQSPDEIIEFVNNWDVDAPLVVVPTKYPTLSMEQLEELGVKVSIYANQALRASVKAINDTFESIINNKSSLQVEEDIVSVKEIFDIQDVPGMKQLERLIHKQPAT; this is encoded by the coding sequence ATGATGATGAGAAACAGAAAATCAGCTATTTTGAGGAACGCTTTAAATAGTCAAGGATTGGTGAAAGTAGCGGGAGCTCATGACGGCTTAAGCGCTAAATTAGCAGAGAAAAACGGATTTAATGCCATATGGGCAAGCGGTTTGGGAATCTCTGCTGTGCAAACTGTACCTGATGCCAGTATATTAACGATGACTGAATTTCTTGAAGCTGCCGTTATTATGAATGAATCATGCAATTTGCCGGTCATAGCAGACTGTGATTCTGGATACGGGAATATTCATAATGTCACCCGCATGATCAAAAAATATGAAGCTGCCGGTATTGCCGGGGTTTGTATTGAAGATAAAGTATATCCGAAATTAAATTCATTTGACGATAGACAACAGCTTCTTGTCAGTACTGAAGAATTTTGCGAAAAAATTAGAGCCGCAAAGATGGCTCAGCAAAATGACGATTTTGTATTGATTGCGCGTGTCGAAGCTTTAATTGCTAAATTGGGTCAAGAAGAAGCTTATACAAGAGCAAAAGCATATGTTCAAGCGGGAGCAGATGCGATTTTAATTCATTCAAAAGAACAATCGCCTGATGAGATTATTGAATTTGTTAACAATTGGGATGTTGATGCACCGTTGGTTGTGGTTCCGACTAAATATCCGACGCTCTCAATGGAACAGTTGGAGGAATTGGGAGTGAAGGTTTCCATCTATGCCAATCAGGCTTTGCGTGCTTCTGTTAAGGCTATAAATGATACATTCGAAAGCATTATTAACAATAAATCTTCTTTGCAGGTTGAAGAAGACATAGTGAGTGTCAAGGAAATATTTGATATTCAAGACGTACCGGGGATGAAGCAGCTCGAGCGTTTGATCCATAAACAGCCGGCTACTTAA